TTACGACGGCTCCTGTTGGaatcgaaaacccattcggacgaatcgcaggcgggggcggggcgcaatggttgcgcattgcaacggaggccgtcgtaagaaacaaagttccggggtcgtccgtctACACTGgtacaggaagagatgaacggaaccacactttttcccacaatctacaaccccgtataggcattacacgcttgaaatccgtaccactccagattcgtggggtgatgcttttaaaggaaATATACTTAGAGAACCGCTTCACTTACCTCGCTCACACGACTCTATATGAGCCAATTGAGGAAATCGTATCTTCTTGTGGTATGTTCCTGTGGCAGTGATACACATATGAACATCCTTAGTGGTGTTAAACAACCCATCAATTTGATTTGCATTGAGTGTAGCTAGATCGAGTTCAAGTTTCACTCCGGGTGCTCCTTTGATCACTTTTTTGTGTGAACATTTTCGGACGAATTCCTCTACGTTAGTGATTGGTTCCTCTAGTCTGCTGCActctgaagaaaataattcgcCAACCATTCCTCTTGGGCCATAAATCCTTGATATAGGAGAGGATTTAGAGAGGTTTTTCTCCAATGTTTCTAGCCtatgagaacaaaaatttgagcAGGACAGAGGTTCAAGGAAGAGCGATCTCAAAGAAGGGAGAAACTTAGCTGAAATGATTAGtgaagttgttgaaaaaagaaaacaaatgataatAGGGTATTTTTAGGgttcaaaacaacaaagataCTGTTTTCGACCGGTGAGACACCGGTGACTCACTCGCAATAGGATGGAAATAACCTCATCGGTCACCGGTGTCTCACGCTCAAAACCTTGGcgccataggtgcgatagggaggagctgGACCTTCCTCAGATGCAGGCTTCTAGATCATGGGGTGTAGTTCAACTGATGAGGACCCCTTCGCCAAGCGTCCAAAAGAGAAGGGAGTCCCTTCGCTAGCCgtccaaaagaaaaggaggtcccttccctAAGCGTTCAAAGGTTTGTTAGGTCCCTTCGCTGACCGTGCAAAAGCGACGGGACTCGGACCACCAGccccgactatcgcatctgtGTACGTCACGGCAATTTCTTCCATGTTgatatctcttctttttctttgggcAGTGATTCATCATTTTTAAATCTCGCATAATTTTACCATCCTATGTATCCATTATACTACTGTTAAGATTAGCTATGTCACTAAAAGAACGTTCTAGAAATTTATCGTAGGAAAAAAGACTAGTTCAAATTTATATTTACCTGTATCTTCTGCAACATGACATCCGTCTTTTACAGGACATAACTTATAAACATTACTAAACGGTTGCTCTCCGCCACTATGTTTATCTTCACCTCGACCATTTCCGTAATAATAGACTTCTACGATAGCATCCGTTGGCAATGCTATTATAACTTTATCCGGTGTTTGCAGATCTATTAATCCAGGATTGTTTTCGATACGAAACGATGGTTGCCCAGCTGAAATATGAGTTAAaggcaccccacgaatctgaggttttaGGTGGGTGAcgcctacacggggtcgtggattgtggggaggagagtgtatctgtccatttcttcctaattgccgtaaaaacggctcggaatatgcggcgcgtgcacaaggctggtgcgctccaatcgaacctcttgtacaaaatagtgcgccaaaacgaatgaagctgtatcttccgggccgttttttacggcaattaggaagaaataaacggaatcaccctgatcccacaatctacgatcccgtataggcagaacccacctgaaaccccgTACCACCcaaggttcgtggggtgatgtctttaaatcaGGATGTTATCATCTTGCACATGCAGACCAAATTATAGTAAATTAAATATAAGCTCTGGTGTAGGACACGCCAGCctcggggtgcttacctagcggcgaaaaAGGAGgttaagaaggcagtctccaaggcgaagtcggaccgctacaaggctgtgtacgacatgcttgataccagagaaggcgagcgggtagtgtatcgtttagtcagagcgcgtcatcgctcaacattggatatggagcacaccaagatcgttaagagagctgatggagccgttctgcgccgctctggtcaggtcctggagaggtggcgagagtgctacaatcacttgtgtgaCGGAGAGTTCTCCcatcccaactgttcccagtttcgagggtcctgttctaccaattactttcgtcgaagtcagtgcagccctcgcaaaaatgaagttgaacaaggcaaccggtcctgatgacatacctgctgatTTCCGGAAGCTGCTAGAAGATCGAAggtccgtgtggctcgcaactctatttaacaagatcgttgcagaaggacggactccagacttTTGGCAAACTTCCATGACtttgcctgtctggaaagggaaaggagacctTGCTGATTGCgcttcgtacaggcctatacgactgctatgccatacgatgaaggtttttgagcgtgtcttAGAAGGTCGTCTGAGAAAAattgtcagcgtttcactcaaccagtgcggctttgtgaaggactgcagcactatagatgctatccatgctgtccttatcctcctggagaaacatcgagaggagaaccgcagtgtgcatcgtgcttttctcgatctcgagaaagctttcgaccgtgtctcacatgagctgttatggatgtccatgaggtcgcatagagtaccagaagaatatgtgcggtggacaaagctgctttatgcgaaccCTActagcgttgtacgatgtgctgctggaacaagcaggccattctcTGTACAAGTAGgagttcatcagggttcatccctctcacccctgctgttcatactgtgcataacgaaggaaatccagaagcagcatcagTGGaccctactctttgccgacgaagtcatgctcgcgtcggagtctcgagatgatcttcagaaacgaGTACGTCTTAGAAGGATCGGCTGCGGCaacatggattgcgcctcaacgcatcaaaaactgagtacatggagtgcagaccaaggatagaggatgcttcaattcgtgttgatggcaccgaattaaacaaggtgaactgcttcaagtaccttggatccaaagttacttccacaggcgacattgatcaagaaggtcgagcacgtgttaatgctgcatggatgaaatggaaaatggcaacaggggtactgtgcgacaagaaagtccctgttcgactgaagtcgaagatctacaggacggttgtgcgtcctgttgccctttacggatgcgagtgctggccgtcAACGAatgccttggaaagagtgctgtACGCtgtggagatgcggatgttgaggtggacgataggtgtaacgctaaaagacaaagtatccaacgacgctacgctccatcttcggcgtcgtcccgataactgagaagatgaaagaAGCGCGAGTGAGATGatttggtcacgtcttgcggcgagaggaaaattctgttgccaaaaccgctctaaAGCtggacgtttcaggagtgaggccgcgctGGAGGCAAAAGATTCGTTGGTtggaccgtgtgaagctggatatgatagatgcgtgtttgtgtacggctgatgcaatgaatagaaccaaatggaagacaagaagtgGAAAgacggaccctgcaacaatgcgggacaaacgctaggaagaagaagaagaagaagcacaTGTAGACCAAATTCTCCCACAACTACTAATCCTCgtaaaagtacaaaataatagaataataaaataattgaggagaaaaaaaacgcacgtCTAACATGAACCTTCTTCAGATTTTCCAGCTTCGGATTTACATAATTAGTATTCTGGATGTAGATGCTCATACGTAATTCGCGTACATTCGCGAATAACTGATTGAATTCCCCTTCACTTATAAGTGATGCGTTGAAAATCCATGGAAGATCGTTCTCGAAACCGAGTTTTTCTGAACCAGCGCAAGCGGCGACGAATTCATGGTATTCGTCGGCGGTAGTGATGCTCGGATACTTCCAACAGTCTAAATCACAACAAATTtaggttttcttcaaaagagaATTAATATATGATTAATCAGCAATTATTTCATTACCAATATCTTTAAATacatagataaataaataagtaaatttaaTCAGAAAATTAAGGATATCACATGAtcttattttatgattttagatcaagaaaattttttaaacgggaaaatctttttttttcacatcagattttgaacaaaaagaagagagaagtgTCTGATAATTCTCTATAAATGTTATgtgtaaaatataaataaataccgTTGGTAGCGTATATGTAAGGAAATGTCGCAAAAAATAGTATCGAATGGAAATACCACATGTGTAtctgaaaattgaataaattttcattaaaacaATAAGAATATGCAGGTGTATAACGGTTGAATACAGCAATAGATGGATGAATACcttttatactttttctaGGATGTTCTACAGaacatttcattcatattcTTTACGCTAATTGTCAacaatttcataaaaataggATCAAGACATTTATccagaagatttttgaaatcaacGCATTGAGATATATGGTAAcctttttttccatgatttctCTTTCACTGTTCATTTCTTATAAAGATAACTTATTCCTCACTTACTTTGCACCTTGTCGGAAgttgtttactgtttatttgCTTACCTGTTCATTTTCAATATATCTGGTAATCAATTATACTCGAAGAGAATCGAGGAGGGAAATTCTGTAACTGTAAGTTCAGCAGATTTCAAGAGATAGTAACACTTCACTTCTAGATATCAATAATCAGGTAGTAAAAATGGGGTTTCGCTGTATTTTCCTCGTTTGCGAATTAACTGAATCTTTTTGAAAGCtgcgaaaaatcttttttttttcgtcaagtGCGCATTAGCAAATTGCACTCTACGGTATGCTGgtgcctttctttcttttttcagtttatggTGTTTTTGGTTGCTCATGTTGCCGAAATATGCGCAACAACTAAGGAACCGCTTCACATACATGAGGGACTTGATTCGAAGTTCTGTCCCACCTCAGCGATCGGGGATCACAAACGCTGCCGaatatgccaaggaaagtaaaataaggtgggccggacacgtgatgcgcttcaacgacaatcgttggaccagagccgtaagcgactggataccacgcgacatcaaacgcaccgcaggaagatcgacgacccgatggtcatatttcttcacgaagtccttcaaagaaaagtacgacgctcttcgtgtccctcgtgagaagagatgccactggACAACACTTGtgcgcgatcgggacaaatggaattattactggtgcccgctcgaggaaatcgatgaacaacgggagcacagggTGGTCAAGATAATTAACGAACTAATAGTTTATTATCGATTTCCTTggccttcattttttctaaacgaatCTTTCGTTACACGGACATATCGAAACTTCAAGGGAAACCTAAAATTAGTGATTCAATTTTCACTTCCACTTCCAGGAAGTATAATATTTCAGCTAACAAGTGCATGAATTCTTCAGGATAAGATATAGATTTGAGCTTACTATAACGTACTGAGATTATGGGATGTTTCGGTTTGAAACTGGATAAAATACAGTTTTTGTGTTGAGAAAAGGGATAGTTTATTCCCcttatttactactatttcATCGTCGTTAAATTTAGGtttcaaaataataatcaCCCGAAAATAAGCGTAAGGTAGCGGATTTTGGAAtgcttagcttttttttttttgctaaactCTAGAAGACGGAATTTCTCTCATCAGGGATGTCGCTAcatcaatttttgtttacatCAACACCGCTACCGGATCTAGCCCCAATCAATGCGAGTATTCAGCAGTTCATAACCTGTTCAATAAGGTCAACGCCtactgtagtcgggtcaaaacgacaagaatcacgagtgcatttgcgtacgcgctcgaaacagcgcggtgcgggcagcagttggaagcgcggtggaaccatcgcaaactgtagCAATGGATAGTGTCAGCAACGGTTTTACCACGCTCCTTCagtcgctacgctccaccgaagcgcctcgagagtagccgtgtacgcaattgcgtacgtgcttcatggtTATAAGTATAGGTTACAAATCTGAACCATCTAAACTGAATAAAGTCATAGGAGAAGTTCCAATGACAAAAACTAcggtaagaaaaagaaaaatgattttatgaTAAGAATATTCCTTGTCTTTTATATATACAGGCGCTGCGCACCAAAAAATGCACACAGCTGAGAGTTTCTTGCATTCTAATCTCGCATTTATTCGTCTTAtgcatcaaaaatttccattttctccgACTGCATCAGTTTagcgaagaagaaaagctaagaatttattatttttagttattcTAAGTTTAAATAGAAGATTTATCAGAAGAAGATATGCATTTATgtttatagaatttttttttccaacctgAACCAAGCAAAACGGTCAGCAACACCTACTTCTAGTCAACAATTACTTTTTTGGTAgactttttctgctttttttttctgaatttttctgctTAAGCTTAAACCCactaaaaaaccaaaaaacgtCCATATCTCCACCTAAGAACTTGTGCTTTTGGACAAAACGGATGCTGTTTGTGTTTGTTATTCGTTTGTTGCAAACCGTTGAACCTAGCAGGTTGCTAGCTCTGGGGTTGAGTATGTATGTTATGTACTAGTGTTTAATGAgaccatttttttgaaacacacGAGGAACTTCCAACATATAACAGCACAAGTTATATTGTCGGgtaaaaatgacatgaagagCAGAAGAGCACTACGATTATTTAGATCTATGATCCTCGTTTAGAATCGCTCGTTcctgcagttcgcgacggtcccacctcggtcccaaccgCTCGCTACACCAtggcgcttcgagcgcagccacttctTGCGCAACAGCACTGAGAGTTTCATGCCGTTTAACCAGACTCTACATTATTGGTGCCTGTAACTTGATTTCATACGCATTAGTTTGCTGCTACGTTTAGTTCACGACTATTCAGGCATCTTTCCTTGCACTTGTGAGGGGTAAAGAGACGGCAAGAATCCACCTAACCATGAGTTTGCGGTTTAGGTTTATGGTAGATCAAAGAAACGTCTCGTGTTTGCCCGAAATGAATTGTTCCAATTGTTTTCTTGGCTCACCATCAAACATACTTCAATTCTAgttcttggatgacaatgccCTCTTCCTAGTTAATTGCTTCAGCCTGTTTAATTAAATCGCTTCATTTTATGAAACGAAACCGTGCGAAAAATTCTTTATTCACTTACTGATCCAGAACATTTGAACGAAAtaaccatttttttccataacaaATGGcgaggggcgggtgtggtgtagcggttagaggttccgcttcctgcacgatcgatcggaggttcaaatccgctctagtgctcaccaagcctttcgtccctccggggtcgataaattggtaccggatttgtctgggaggataaaaacactgacttgacacatcggctagccaccgcaagtcattgtatgggccacgttcacgtaaacctcaaacgattctgaattgaagtgaacgtggaggtgggggcatcccaagcggattgattaacgccagacactttaactttaacaaaTAACGATCCGTAGATCTCTgagaagaaataatagaagatGAAATATATGATGTATATATTATAGAACATATGAGAGCACATGCacattaaaaatcaataaatgatcaacaaatgcagaaaaatcgatgaggagagtaccacaaaataaaaatttgaaaattttttatttcaataatgACG
This window of the Necator americanus strain Aroian chromosome III, whole genome shotgun sequence genome carries:
- a CDS encoding hypothetical protein (NECATOR_CHRIII.G9554.T1) — encoded protein: MKLNKATGPDDIPADFRKLLEDRRSVWLATLFNKIVAEGRTPDFWQTSMTLPVWKGKGDLADCASYRPIRLLCHTMKVFERVLEGRLRKIVSVSLNQCGFVKDCSTIDAIHAVLILLEKHREENRSVHRAFLDLEKAFDRVSHELLWMSMRSHRVPEEYVRWTKLLYANPTSVVRCAAGTSRPFSVQVGVHQGSSLSPLLFILCITKEIQKQHQWTLLFADEVMLASESRDDLQKRCRPRIEDASIRVDGTELNKVNCFKYLGSKVTSTGDIDQEGRARVNAAWMKWKMATGVLCDKKVPVRLKSKIYRTVVRPVALYGCECWPSTNALERVLYAVEMRMLRWTIGVTLKDKVSNDATLHLRRRPDN